Proteins encoded in a region of the Macaca mulatta isolate MMU2019108-1 chromosome X, T2T-MMU8v2.0, whole genome shotgun sequence genome:
- the RBM10 gene encoding RNA-binding protein 10 isoform X3 gives MEYERRGGRGDRTGRYGATDRSQDDGGENRSRDHDYRDMDYRSYPREYGSQEGKHDYDDSSEEQSAEDSYEASPGSETQRRRRRRHRHSPTGPPGFPRDGDYRDQDYRTEQGEEDEEEEDEEEEEKASNIVMLRMLPQAATEDDIRGQLQSHGVQAREVRLMRNKSSGQSRGFAFVEFSHLQDATRWMEANQHSLNILGQKVSMHYSDPKPKINEDWLCNKCGVQNFKRREKCFKCGVPKSEAEQKLPLGTRLDQQTLPLGGRELSQGLLPLPQPYQAQGVLASQALSQGSEPSSENANDTIILRNLNPHSTMDSILGALAPYAVLSSSNVRVIKDKQTQLNRGFAFIQLSTIVEAAQLLQILQALHPPLTIDGKTINVEFAKGSKRDMASNEGSRISAASVASTAIAAAQWAISQASQGGEGAWATSEEPPVDYSYYQQDEGYGNSQGTESSLYAHGYLKGTKGPGITGTKGDPTGAGPEASLEPGADSVSMQAFSRAQPGAAPGIYQQSAEASSSQGTAANSQSYTIMSPAVLKSELQSPTHPSSALPPATSPTAQESYSQYPVPDVSTYQYDETSGYYYDPQTGLYYDPNSQYYYNAQSQQYLYWDGERRTYVPALEQSADGHKETGAPSKEGKEKKEKHKTKTAQQIAKDMERWARSLNKQKENFKNSFQPISSLRDDERRESATADAGYAILEKKGALAERQHTSMDLPKLASDDRPSPPRGLVAAYSGESDSEEEQERGGPEREEKLTDWQKLACLLCRRQFPSKEALIRHQQLSGLHKQNLEIHRRAHLSENELEALEKNDMEQMKYRDRAAERREKYGIPEPPEPKRRKYGGISTASVDFEQPTRDGLGSDNIGSRMLQAMGWKEGSGLGRKKQGIVTPIEAQTRVRGSGLGARGSSYGVTSTESYKETLHKTMVTRFNEAQ, from the exons TGGTGGTCGTGGTGACAGGACTGGGCGCTATGGAGCCACTGACCGCTCGCAGGATGATGGTGGGGAGAACCGCAGCCGAGACCACGACTACCGGGACATGGACTACCGTTCATATCCCCGCGAGTACGGCAGCCAGGAGGGCAAGCACGACTATGACGACTCATCTGAGGAGCAGAGTGCGGAG GATTCCTACGAGGCCTCCCCGGGCTCCGAGACTCAGCgtaggcggcggcggcggcacaGGCACAGCCCCACCGGCCCGCCGGGCTTCCCCCGAGACGGCGACTATCGGGACCAGGACTATCGGACCGAGCaaggggaggaggatgaggaggaggaggatgaggaggaggaggagaaggccaGTAACATCGTCATGCTGAGGATGCTGCCACAGGCAGCCACTGAGGATGAC ATCCGTGGCCAGCTGCAGTCCCACGGCGTGCAAGCACGGGAGGTTCGGCTGATGCGGAACAAATCTTCAG GTCAGAGCCGGGGCTTCGCCTTCGTCGAGTTTAGTCACTTGCAGGACGCTACACGATGGATGGAAGCCAATCAG CACTCCCTCAACATCCTGGGCCAGAAGGTGTCGATGCACTACAGCGACCCCAAGCCCAAGATCAATGAGGACTGGCTGTGCAATAAG TGTGGCGTCCAGAACTTCAAACGCCGAGAGAAGTGCTTCAAATGTGGCGTGCCCAAGTCAG AGGCAGAGCAGAAGCTGCCCCTCGGCACGAGACTGGATCAGCAGACACTGCCACTGGGTGGCCGGGAGCTGAGCCAGGGCCTGCTTCCCCTGCCGCAGCCCTACCAGGCCCAGGGAGTCCTGGCCTCCCAAGCCCTGTCACAAGGCTCAGAGCCAAGCTCAGAGAACGCCAATGACA CCATCATTTTGCGCAACCTGAACCCACACAGCACCATGGATTCCATCCTGGGGGCCCTGGCACCCTACGCAGTGCTGTCCTCCTCCAACGTGCGCGTCATAAAGGACAAGCAGACCCAACTGAACCGCGGCTTTGCCTTCATCCAGCTCTCCACCATCGTG GAGGCAGCCCAGCTGCTGCAGATCCTGCAAGCCCTGCACCCACCACTCACCATCGACGGCAAGACCATCAATGTTGAGTTTGCCAAGGGTTCTAAGAG GGACATGGCCTCCAATGAAGGCAGTCGCATCAGTGCTGCCTCTGTGGCCAGCACTGCCATTGCTGCGGCCCAGTGGGCCATCTCACAG GCCTCCCAAGGTGGGGAGGGTGCCTGGGCCACCTCCGAGGAGCCGCCGGTCGACTACAGCTACTACCAACAGGATGAGGGCTATGGCAACAGCCAGGGCACAGAGTCTTCCCTCTATGCCCATGGCTACCTCAAGGGCACCAAGGGCCCTGGCATCACTGGAACCAAAGGGGACCCCACCGGAGCGG GTCCTGAGGCCTCCTTAGAGCCTGGGGCTGACTCTGTGTCGATGCAGGCTTTCTCTCGCGCCCAGCCTGGTGCTGCCCCTGGCATCTACCAACAATCAGCCGAGGCAAGCAGCAGCCAGGGCACTGCTGCCAACAGCCAG TCGTATACCATCATGTCACCCGCTGTGCTCAAATCTGAGCTCCAGAGCCCTACCCATCCTAGTTCTGCTCTCCCACCGGCCACCAGCCCCACTGCCCAGGAATCCTACAGCCAGTACC CTGTTCCCGATGTCTCCACCTACCAGTACGATGAGACCTCCGGCTACTACTATGACCCCCAGACCGGCCTCTACTATGACCCCAACTCCCAG TATTACTACAATGCTCAAAGCCAGCAGTACCTGTACTGGGATGGGGAGAGGCGGACCTATGTTCCCGCCCTGGAGCAGTCGGCTGATGGGCATAAGGAGACGGGGGCACCCTCGAAGGAGGgcaaagagaagaaggagaagcaCAAGACCAAGACAGCTCAACAG ATTGCCAAGGACATGGAACGCTGGGCCCGCagtctcaacaaacaaaaagaaaacttcaaaaatagTTTCCAGCCTATCAGCTCCCTGCGAGATGACGAGAGGCGGGAGTCGGCCACTGCAGATGCTGGCTATGCCATCCTCGAGAAGAAG GGAGCACTAGCCGAGAGACAGCACACCAGCATGGATCTCCCGAAATTGGCCAGTGACGACCGCCCA AGCCCTCCGAGAGGGCTGGTGGCAGCCTACAGCGGGGAGAGTGACAGTGAGGAGGAGCAGGAGCGTGGGGGCCCCGAGCGGGAGGAGAAGCTCACCGACTGGCAGAAGCTGGCCTGTCTGCTCTGCCGACGCCAGTTCCCCAGCAAAGAGGCGCTCATCCGGCACCAGCAGCTCTCAGGGCTCCACAAG CAAAACCTTGAGATTCACCGGCGAGCCCACTTGTCAGAAAACGAGCTAGAAGCACTAGAGAAGAATGACATGGAG CAAATGAAGTACCGGGACCGTGCAGCTGAACGCAGAGAGAAGTATGGCATCCCCGAGCCGCCAGAGCCCAAGAGGAGGAAGTACGGCGGCATATCCACAGCCTCCGT AGACTTCGAGCAGCCTACTCGGGACGGGCTGGGCAGTGACAACATTGGCAGTCGCATGCTCCAGGCCATGGGCTGGAAAGAGGGCAGCGGCCTGGGCCGCAAGAAGCAGGGCATTGTAACGCCCATCGAG GCCCAAACACGGGTGCGGGGCTCCGGCCTGGGTGCACGGGGCAGCTCCTACGGGGTCACCTCAACCGAGTCCTATAAGGAGACACTGCACAAGACAATGGTGACCCGCTTCAACGAGGCCCAGTGA
- the RBM10 gene encoding RNA-binding protein 10 isoform X4 has translation MEYERRGGRGDRTGRYGATDRSQDDGGENRSRDHDYRDMDYRSYPREYGSQEGKHDYDDSSEEQSAEDSYEASPGSETQRRRRRRHRHSPTGPPGFPRDGDYRDQDYRTEQGEEDEEEEDEEEEEKASNIVMLRMLPQAATEDDIRGQLQSHGVQAREVRLMRNKSSGQSRGFAFVEFSHLQDATRWMEANQHSLNILGQKVSMHYSDPKPKINEDWLCNKCGVQNFKRREKCFKCGVPKSEAEQKLPLGTRLDQQTLPLGGRELSQGLLPLPQPYQAQGVLASQALSQGSEPSSENANDTIILRNLNPHSTMDSILGALAPYAVLSSSNVRVIKDKQTQLNRGFAFIQLSTIEAAQLLQILQALHPPLTIDGKTINVEFAKGSKRDMASNEGSRISAASVASTAIAAAQWAISQASQGGEGAWATSEEPPVDYSYYQQDEGYGNSQGTESSLYAHGYLKGTKGPGITGTKGDPTGAGPEASLEPGADSVSMQAFSRAQPGAAPGIYQQSAEASSSQGTAANSQSYTIMSPAVLKSELQSPTHPSSALPPATSPTAQESYSQYPVPDVSTYQYDETSGYYYDPQTGLYYDPNSQYYYNAQSQQYLYWDGERRTYVPALEQSADGHKETGAPSKEGKEKKEKHKTKTAQQIAKDMERWARSLNKQKENFKNSFQPISSLRDDERRESATADAGYAILEKKGALAERQHTSMDLPKLASDDRPSPPRGLVAAYSGESDSEEEQERGGPEREEKLTDWQKLACLLCRRQFPSKEALIRHQQLSGLHKQNLEIHRRAHLSENELEALEKNDMEQMKYRDRAAERREKYGIPEPPEPKRRKYGGISTASVDFEQPTRDGLGSDNIGSRMLQAMGWKEGSGLGRKKQGIVTPIEAQTRVRGSGLGARGSSYGVTSTESYKETLHKTMVTRFNEAQ, from the exons TGGTGGTCGTGGTGACAGGACTGGGCGCTATGGAGCCACTGACCGCTCGCAGGATGATGGTGGGGAGAACCGCAGCCGAGACCACGACTACCGGGACATGGACTACCGTTCATATCCCCGCGAGTACGGCAGCCAGGAGGGCAAGCACGACTATGACGACTCATCTGAGGAGCAGAGTGCGGAG GATTCCTACGAGGCCTCCCCGGGCTCCGAGACTCAGCgtaggcggcggcggcggcacaGGCACAGCCCCACCGGCCCGCCGGGCTTCCCCCGAGACGGCGACTATCGGGACCAGGACTATCGGACCGAGCaaggggaggaggatgaggaggaggaggatgaggaggaggaggagaaggccaGTAACATCGTCATGCTGAGGATGCTGCCACAGGCAGCCACTGAGGATGAC ATCCGTGGCCAGCTGCAGTCCCACGGCGTGCAAGCACGGGAGGTTCGGCTGATGCGGAACAAATCTTCAG GTCAGAGCCGGGGCTTCGCCTTCGTCGAGTTTAGTCACTTGCAGGACGCTACACGATGGATGGAAGCCAATCAG CACTCCCTCAACATCCTGGGCCAGAAGGTGTCGATGCACTACAGCGACCCCAAGCCCAAGATCAATGAGGACTGGCTGTGCAATAAG TGTGGCGTCCAGAACTTCAAACGCCGAGAGAAGTGCTTCAAATGTGGCGTGCCCAAGTCAG AGGCAGAGCAGAAGCTGCCCCTCGGCACGAGACTGGATCAGCAGACACTGCCACTGGGTGGCCGGGAGCTGAGCCAGGGCCTGCTTCCCCTGCCGCAGCCCTACCAGGCCCAGGGAGTCCTGGCCTCCCAAGCCCTGTCACAAGGCTCAGAGCCAAGCTCAGAGAACGCCAATGACA CCATCATTTTGCGCAACCTGAACCCACACAGCACCATGGATTCCATCCTGGGGGCCCTGGCACCCTACGCAGTGCTGTCCTCCTCCAACGTGCGCGTCATAAAGGACAAGCAGACCCAACTGAACCGCGGCTTTGCCTTCATCCAGCTCTCCACCATC GAGGCAGCCCAGCTGCTGCAGATCCTGCAAGCCCTGCACCCACCACTCACCATCGACGGCAAGACCATCAATGTTGAGTTTGCCAAGGGTTCTAAGAG GGACATGGCCTCCAATGAAGGCAGTCGCATCAGTGCTGCCTCTGTGGCCAGCACTGCCATTGCTGCGGCCCAGTGGGCCATCTCACAG GCCTCCCAAGGTGGGGAGGGTGCCTGGGCCACCTCCGAGGAGCCGCCGGTCGACTACAGCTACTACCAACAGGATGAGGGCTATGGCAACAGCCAGGGCACAGAGTCTTCCCTCTATGCCCATGGCTACCTCAAGGGCACCAAGGGCCCTGGCATCACTGGAACCAAAGGGGACCCCACCGGAGCGG GTCCTGAGGCCTCCTTAGAGCCTGGGGCTGACTCTGTGTCGATGCAGGCTTTCTCTCGCGCCCAGCCTGGTGCTGCCCCTGGCATCTACCAACAATCAGCCGAGGCAAGCAGCAGCCAGGGCACTGCTGCCAACAGCCAG TCGTATACCATCATGTCACCCGCTGTGCTCAAATCTGAGCTCCAGAGCCCTACCCATCCTAGTTCTGCTCTCCCACCGGCCACCAGCCCCACTGCCCAGGAATCCTACAGCCAGTACC CTGTTCCCGATGTCTCCACCTACCAGTACGATGAGACCTCCGGCTACTACTATGACCCCCAGACCGGCCTCTACTATGACCCCAACTCCCAG TATTACTACAATGCTCAAAGCCAGCAGTACCTGTACTGGGATGGGGAGAGGCGGACCTATGTTCCCGCCCTGGAGCAGTCGGCTGATGGGCATAAGGAGACGGGGGCACCCTCGAAGGAGGgcaaagagaagaaggagaagcaCAAGACCAAGACAGCTCAACAG ATTGCCAAGGACATGGAACGCTGGGCCCGCagtctcaacaaacaaaaagaaaacttcaaaaatagTTTCCAGCCTATCAGCTCCCTGCGAGATGACGAGAGGCGGGAGTCGGCCACTGCAGATGCTGGCTATGCCATCCTCGAGAAGAAG GGAGCACTAGCCGAGAGACAGCACACCAGCATGGATCTCCCGAAATTGGCCAGTGACGACCGCCCA AGCCCTCCGAGAGGGCTGGTGGCAGCCTACAGCGGGGAGAGTGACAGTGAGGAGGAGCAGGAGCGTGGGGGCCCCGAGCGGGAGGAGAAGCTCACCGACTGGCAGAAGCTGGCCTGTCTGCTCTGCCGACGCCAGTTCCCCAGCAAAGAGGCGCTCATCCGGCACCAGCAGCTCTCAGGGCTCCACAAG CAAAACCTTGAGATTCACCGGCGAGCCCACTTGTCAGAAAACGAGCTAGAAGCACTAGAGAAGAATGACATGGAG CAAATGAAGTACCGGGACCGTGCAGCTGAACGCAGAGAGAAGTATGGCATCCCCGAGCCGCCAGAGCCCAAGAGGAGGAAGTACGGCGGCATATCCACAGCCTCCGT AGACTTCGAGCAGCCTACTCGGGACGGGCTGGGCAGTGACAACATTGGCAGTCGCATGCTCCAGGCCATGGGCTGGAAAGAGGGCAGCGGCCTGGGCCGCAAGAAGCAGGGCATTGTAACGCCCATCGAG GCCCAAACACGGGTGCGGGGCTCCGGCCTGGGTGCACGGGGCAGCTCCTACGGGGTCACCTCAACCGAGTCCTATAAGGAGACACTGCACAAGACAATGGTGACCCGCTTCAACGAGGCCCAGTGA
- the RBM10 gene encoding RNA-binding protein 10 isoform X5, translated as MSGSPPLTARAEKVSVDAGRGGGESLQEASPRLADHGSSSGGGWEVKRSQRLRRGPSSPRRPYQDMEYERRGGRGDRTGRYGATDRSQDDGGENRSRDHDYRDMDYRSYPREYGSQEGKHDYDDSSEEQSAEIRGQLQSHGVQAREVRLMRNKSSGQSRGFAFVEFSHLQDATRWMEANQHSLNILGQKVSMHYSDPKPKINEDWLCNKCGVQNFKRREKCFKCGVPKSEAEQKLPLGTRLDQQTLPLGGRELSQGLLPLPQPYQAQGVLASQALSQGSEPSSENANDTIILRNLNPHSTMDSILGALAPYAVLSSSNVRVIKDKQTQLNRGFAFIQLSTIVEAAQLLQILQALHPPLTIDGKTINVEFAKGSKRDMASNEGSRISAASVASTAIAAAQWAISQASQGGEGAWATSEEPPVDYSYYQQDEGYGNSQGTESSLYAHGYLKGTKGPGITGTKGDPTGAGPEASLEPGADSVSMQAFSRAQPGAAPGIYQQSAEASSSQGTAANSQSYTIMSPAVLKSELQSPTHPSSALPPATSPTAQESYSQYPVPDVSTYQYDETSGYYYDPQTGLYYDPNSQYYYNAQSQQYLYWDGERRTYVPALEQSADGHKETGAPSKEGKEKKEKHKTKTAQQIAKDMERWARSLNKQKENFKNSFQPISSLRDDERRESATADAGYAILEKKGALAERQHTSMDLPKLASDDRPSPPRGLVAAYSGESDSEEEQERGGPEREEKLTDWQKLACLLCRRQFPSKEALIRHQQLSGLHKQNLEIHRRAHLSENELEALEKNDMEQMKYRDRAAERREKYGIPEPPEPKRRKYGGISTASVDFEQPTRDGLGSDNIGSRMLQAMGWKEGSGLGRKKQGIVTPIEAQTRVRGSGLGARGSSYGVTSTESYKETLHKTMVTRFNEAQ; from the exons TGGTGGTCGTGGTGACAGGACTGGGCGCTATGGAGCCACTGACCGCTCGCAGGATGATGGTGGGGAGAACCGCAGCCGAGACCACGACTACCGGGACATGGACTACCGTTCATATCCCCGCGAGTACGGCAGCCAGGAGGGCAAGCACGACTATGACGACTCATCTGAGGAGCAGAGTGCGGAG ATCCGTGGCCAGCTGCAGTCCCACGGCGTGCAAGCACGGGAGGTTCGGCTGATGCGGAACAAATCTTCAG GTCAGAGCCGGGGCTTCGCCTTCGTCGAGTTTAGTCACTTGCAGGACGCTACACGATGGATGGAAGCCAATCAG CACTCCCTCAACATCCTGGGCCAGAAGGTGTCGATGCACTACAGCGACCCCAAGCCCAAGATCAATGAGGACTGGCTGTGCAATAAG TGTGGCGTCCAGAACTTCAAACGCCGAGAGAAGTGCTTCAAATGTGGCGTGCCCAAGTCAG AGGCAGAGCAGAAGCTGCCCCTCGGCACGAGACTGGATCAGCAGACACTGCCACTGGGTGGCCGGGAGCTGAGCCAGGGCCTGCTTCCCCTGCCGCAGCCCTACCAGGCCCAGGGAGTCCTGGCCTCCCAAGCCCTGTCACAAGGCTCAGAGCCAAGCTCAGAGAACGCCAATGACA CCATCATTTTGCGCAACCTGAACCCACACAGCACCATGGATTCCATCCTGGGGGCCCTGGCACCCTACGCAGTGCTGTCCTCCTCCAACGTGCGCGTCATAAAGGACAAGCAGACCCAACTGAACCGCGGCTTTGCCTTCATCCAGCTCTCCACCATCGTG GAGGCAGCCCAGCTGCTGCAGATCCTGCAAGCCCTGCACCCACCACTCACCATCGACGGCAAGACCATCAATGTTGAGTTTGCCAAGGGTTCTAAGAG GGACATGGCCTCCAATGAAGGCAGTCGCATCAGTGCTGCCTCTGTGGCCAGCACTGCCATTGCTGCGGCCCAGTGGGCCATCTCACAG GCCTCCCAAGGTGGGGAGGGTGCCTGGGCCACCTCCGAGGAGCCGCCGGTCGACTACAGCTACTACCAACAGGATGAGGGCTATGGCAACAGCCAGGGCACAGAGTCTTCCCTCTATGCCCATGGCTACCTCAAGGGCACCAAGGGCCCTGGCATCACTGGAACCAAAGGGGACCCCACCGGAGCGG GTCCTGAGGCCTCCTTAGAGCCTGGGGCTGACTCTGTGTCGATGCAGGCTTTCTCTCGCGCCCAGCCTGGTGCTGCCCCTGGCATCTACCAACAATCAGCCGAGGCAAGCAGCAGCCAGGGCACTGCTGCCAACAGCCAG TCGTATACCATCATGTCACCCGCTGTGCTCAAATCTGAGCTCCAGAGCCCTACCCATCCTAGTTCTGCTCTCCCACCGGCCACCAGCCCCACTGCCCAGGAATCCTACAGCCAGTACC CTGTTCCCGATGTCTCCACCTACCAGTACGATGAGACCTCCGGCTACTACTATGACCCCCAGACCGGCCTCTACTATGACCCCAACTCCCAG TATTACTACAATGCTCAAAGCCAGCAGTACCTGTACTGGGATGGGGAGAGGCGGACCTATGTTCCCGCCCTGGAGCAGTCGGCTGATGGGCATAAGGAGACGGGGGCACCCTCGAAGGAGGgcaaagagaagaaggagaagcaCAAGACCAAGACAGCTCAACAG ATTGCCAAGGACATGGAACGCTGGGCCCGCagtctcaacaaacaaaaagaaaacttcaaaaatagTTTCCAGCCTATCAGCTCCCTGCGAGATGACGAGAGGCGGGAGTCGGCCACTGCAGATGCTGGCTATGCCATCCTCGAGAAGAAG GGAGCACTAGCCGAGAGACAGCACACCAGCATGGATCTCCCGAAATTGGCCAGTGACGACCGCCCA AGCCCTCCGAGAGGGCTGGTGGCAGCCTACAGCGGGGAGAGTGACAGTGAGGAGGAGCAGGAGCGTGGGGGCCCCGAGCGGGAGGAGAAGCTCACCGACTGGCAGAAGCTGGCCTGTCTGCTCTGCCGACGCCAGTTCCCCAGCAAAGAGGCGCTCATCCGGCACCAGCAGCTCTCAGGGCTCCACAAG CAAAACCTTGAGATTCACCGGCGAGCCCACTTGTCAGAAAACGAGCTAGAAGCACTAGAGAAGAATGACATGGAG CAAATGAAGTACCGGGACCGTGCAGCTGAACGCAGAGAGAAGTATGGCATCCCCGAGCCGCCAGAGCCCAAGAGGAGGAAGTACGGCGGCATATCCACAGCCTCCGT AGACTTCGAGCAGCCTACTCGGGACGGGCTGGGCAGTGACAACATTGGCAGTCGCATGCTCCAGGCCATGGGCTGGAAAGAGGGCAGCGGCCTGGGCCGCAAGAAGCAGGGCATTGTAACGCCCATCGAG GCCCAAACACGGGTGCGGGGCTCCGGCCTGGGTGCACGGGGCAGCTCCTACGGGGTCACCTCAACCGAGTCCTATAAGGAGACACTGCACAAGACAATGGTGACCCGCTTCAACGAGGCCCAGTGA
- the RBM10 gene encoding RNA-binding protein 10 isoform X10, protein MEYERRGGRGDRTGRYGATDRSQDDGGENRSRDHDYRDMDYRSYPREYGSQEGKHDYDDSSEEQSAEIRGQLQSHGVQAREVRLMRNKSSGQSRGFAFVEFSHLQDATRWMEANQHSLNILGQKVSMHYSDPKPKINEDWLCNKCGVQNFKRREKCFKCGVPKSEAEQKLPLGTRLDQQTLPLGGRELSQGLLPLPQPYQAQGVLASQALSQGSEPSSENANDTIILRNLNPHSTMDSILGALAPYAVLSSSNVRVIKDKQTQLNRGFAFIQLSTIEAAQLLQILQALHPPLTIDGKTINVEFAKGSKRDMASNEGSRISAASVASTAIAAAQWAISQASQGGEGAWATSEEPPVDYSYYQQDEGYGNSQGTESSLYAHGYLKGTKGPGITGTKGDPTGAGPEASLEPGADSVSMQAFSRAQPGAAPGIYQQSAEASSSQGTAANSQSYTIMSPAVLKSELQSPTHPSSALPPATSPTAQESYSQYPVPDVSTYQYDETSGYYYDPQTGLYYDPNSQYYYNAQSQQYLYWDGERRTYVPALEQSADGHKETGAPSKEGKEKKEKHKTKTAQQIAKDMERWARSLNKQKENFKNSFQPISSLRDDERRESATADAGYAILEKKGALAERQHTSMDLPKLASDDRPSPPRGLVAAYSGESDSEEEQERGGPEREEKLTDWQKLACLLCRRQFPSKEALIRHQQLSGLHKQNLEIHRRAHLSENELEALEKNDMEQMKYRDRAAERREKYGIPEPPEPKRRKYGGISTASVDFEQPTRDGLGSDNIGSRMLQAMGWKEGSGLGRKKQGIVTPIEAQTRVRGSGLGARGSSYGVTSTESYKETLHKTMVTRFNEAQ, encoded by the exons TGGTGGTCGTGGTGACAGGACTGGGCGCTATGGAGCCACTGACCGCTCGCAGGATGATGGTGGGGAGAACCGCAGCCGAGACCACGACTACCGGGACATGGACTACCGTTCATATCCCCGCGAGTACGGCAGCCAGGAGGGCAAGCACGACTATGACGACTCATCTGAGGAGCAGAGTGCGGAG ATCCGTGGCCAGCTGCAGTCCCACGGCGTGCAAGCACGGGAGGTTCGGCTGATGCGGAACAAATCTTCAG GTCAGAGCCGGGGCTTCGCCTTCGTCGAGTTTAGTCACTTGCAGGACGCTACACGATGGATGGAAGCCAATCAG CACTCCCTCAACATCCTGGGCCAGAAGGTGTCGATGCACTACAGCGACCCCAAGCCCAAGATCAATGAGGACTGGCTGTGCAATAAG TGTGGCGTCCAGAACTTCAAACGCCGAGAGAAGTGCTTCAAATGTGGCGTGCCCAAGTCAG AGGCAGAGCAGAAGCTGCCCCTCGGCACGAGACTGGATCAGCAGACACTGCCACTGGGTGGCCGGGAGCTGAGCCAGGGCCTGCTTCCCCTGCCGCAGCCCTACCAGGCCCAGGGAGTCCTGGCCTCCCAAGCCCTGTCACAAGGCTCAGAGCCAAGCTCAGAGAACGCCAATGACA CCATCATTTTGCGCAACCTGAACCCACACAGCACCATGGATTCCATCCTGGGGGCCCTGGCACCCTACGCAGTGCTGTCCTCCTCCAACGTGCGCGTCATAAAGGACAAGCAGACCCAACTGAACCGCGGCTTTGCCTTCATCCAGCTCTCCACCATC GAGGCAGCCCAGCTGCTGCAGATCCTGCAAGCCCTGCACCCACCACTCACCATCGACGGCAAGACCATCAATGTTGAGTTTGCCAAGGGTTCTAAGAG GGACATGGCCTCCAATGAAGGCAGTCGCATCAGTGCTGCCTCTGTGGCCAGCACTGCCATTGCTGCGGCCCAGTGGGCCATCTCACAG GCCTCCCAAGGTGGGGAGGGTGCCTGGGCCACCTCCGAGGAGCCGCCGGTCGACTACAGCTACTACCAACAGGATGAGGGCTATGGCAACAGCCAGGGCACAGAGTCTTCCCTCTATGCCCATGGCTACCTCAAGGGCACCAAGGGCCCTGGCATCACTGGAACCAAAGGGGACCCCACCGGAGCGG GTCCTGAGGCCTCCTTAGAGCCTGGGGCTGACTCTGTGTCGATGCAGGCTTTCTCTCGCGCCCAGCCTGGTGCTGCCCCTGGCATCTACCAACAATCAGCCGAGGCAAGCAGCAGCCAGGGCACTGCTGCCAACAGCCAG TCGTATACCATCATGTCACCCGCTGTGCTCAAATCTGAGCTCCAGAGCCCTACCCATCCTAGTTCTGCTCTCCCACCGGCCACCAGCCCCACTGCCCAGGAATCCTACAGCCAGTACC CTGTTCCCGATGTCTCCACCTACCAGTACGATGAGACCTCCGGCTACTACTATGACCCCCAGACCGGCCTCTACTATGACCCCAACTCCCAG TATTACTACAATGCTCAAAGCCAGCAGTACCTGTACTGGGATGGGGAGAGGCGGACCTATGTTCCCGCCCTGGAGCAGTCGGCTGATGGGCATAAGGAGACGGGGGCACCCTCGAAGGAGGgcaaagagaagaaggagaagcaCAAGACCAAGACAGCTCAACAG ATTGCCAAGGACATGGAACGCTGGGCCCGCagtctcaacaaacaaaaagaaaacttcaaaaatagTTTCCAGCCTATCAGCTCCCTGCGAGATGACGAGAGGCGGGAGTCGGCCACTGCAGATGCTGGCTATGCCATCCTCGAGAAGAAG GGAGCACTAGCCGAGAGACAGCACACCAGCATGGATCTCCCGAAATTGGCCAGTGACGACCGCCCA AGCCCTCCGAGAGGGCTGGTGGCAGCCTACAGCGGGGAGAGTGACAGTGAGGAGGAGCAGGAGCGTGGGGGCCCCGAGCGGGAGGAGAAGCTCACCGACTGGCAGAAGCTGGCCTGTCTGCTCTGCCGACGCCAGTTCCCCAGCAAAGAGGCGCTCATCCGGCACCAGCAGCTCTCAGGGCTCCACAAG CAAAACCTTGAGATTCACCGGCGAGCCCACTTGTCAGAAAACGAGCTAGAAGCACTAGAGAAGAATGACATGGAG CAAATGAAGTACCGGGACCGTGCAGCTGAACGCAGAGAGAAGTATGGCATCCCCGAGCCGCCAGAGCCCAAGAGGAGGAAGTACGGCGGCATATCCACAGCCTCCGT AGACTTCGAGCAGCCTACTCGGGACGGGCTGGGCAGTGACAACATTGGCAGTCGCATGCTCCAGGCCATGGGCTGGAAAGAGGGCAGCGGCCTGGGCCGCAAGAAGCAGGGCATTGTAACGCCCATCGAG GCCCAAACACGGGTGCGGGGCTCCGGCCTGGGTGCACGGGGCAGCTCCTACGGGGTCACCTCAACCGAGTCCTATAAGGAGACACTGCACAAGACAATGGTGACCCGCTTCAACGAGGCCCAGTGA